One Gossypium hirsutum isolate 1008001.06 chromosome A11, Gossypium_hirsutum_v2.1, whole genome shotgun sequence genomic window carries:
- the LOC121209875 gene encoding uncharacterized protein, whose amino-acid sequence MRGHSSDILSQAVVEGNSVSDEVGNILRKLENHPSGRHSSKMGKKKSLKISTNLTKGEGSKFKSRAQNRIPIAKAVNLVVNRLDDGVSKEELGSKNEDNFTVKNVSNLDV is encoded by the exons ATGCGGGGGCACTCGAGTGATATTCTGTCGCAAGCGGTGGTGGAAGGAAATTCTG TTTCAGATGAAGTGGGTAACATTTTGAGGAAGTTGGAAAATCACCCTTCTGGGCGACACTCTTCGAAAATGGGTAAGAAGAAAAGTCTTAAAATTTCGACAAACCTGACGAAAGGAGAAGGGAGTAAATTTAAGTCTCGGGCACAGAATCGAATTCCTATAGCTAAAGCAGTGAATTTGGTGGTTAACAGACTTGATGATGGAGTTTCGAAAGAGGAGTTAGGCAGCAAGAATGAGGATAATTTTACAGTTAAAAATGTGTCCAATTTGGATGTTTGA
- the LOC107963595 gene encoding dirigent protein 22, protein MATIFSIYLLFTLYYITFSTFYSTVSGIFCEEISEGIAIKRVEKRSHLHFYFHVVISGKKPSAVKIAGPPNSSAYGFGATMMMDDALTEGPEISSKLVGRAQGMYALAAQEDASLLMVMNLAFIEGTYNGSSISVVGRNPVFDDVREMPIVGGSGVFRFGRGYALAHTIWFDYNTGDATVEYNVYVAHY, encoded by the coding sequence ATGGCCACTATCTTTTCGATTTACCTTCTCTTCACCCTCTATTACATTACCTTCTCAACCTTCTACAGCACTGTTAGTGGCATCTTTTGTGAGGAAATCAGTGAAGGTATAGCGATAAAGCGTGTAGAAAAGAGATCCCACCTCCACTTTTACTTCCATGTTGTCATTAGTGGGAAAAAACCCAGTGCTGTGAAAATTGCAGGGCCACCAAACAGCAGCGCCTATGGATTTGGAGCCACCATGATGATGGATGATGCATTGACAGAAGGGCCTGAAATCAGCTCAAAGCTGGTTGGAAGAGCTCAAGGGATGTATGCCCTTGCTGCACAAGAAGATGCTTCATTGCTAATGGTTATGAATTTAGCCTTCATTGAAGGAACTTACAATGGTAGCAGTATCAGTGTTGTTGGGAGGAATCCGGTTTTTGATGATGTGAGGGAAATGCCAATTGTTGGAGGTAGCGGGGTGTTTAGGTTTGGTAGGGGCTATGCATTGGCACATACAATTTGGTTTGATTATAATACTGGAGATGCTACTGTGGAGTACAATGTCTATGTAGCACATTATTAA